The following are encoded in a window of Manihot esculenta cultivar AM560-2 chromosome 8, M.esculenta_v8, whole genome shotgun sequence genomic DNA:
- the LOC110620574 gene encoding 8-hydroxygeraniol oxidoreductase: protein MSKSSRSQVITCKAAVCWGHGEPVKIEDIQVEPPKSSEIRVKMLYASLCHTDILCSHGFPFPLYPRVLGHEGVGVVESTGDEVEGLREGDLVIPGYVGECEECENCTSGKTNLCLKFALTFSGLMPDGSSRMSVRGQKLYHVLSCSTWSEYMVVDANLVSKIDPTLNLAHASFLSCGFSTGFGSAWKVAEVEKGSTVAVLGLGAVGLGAVEAARIQGAIKIIGVDINARKEEKAKAFGMTDFINPEGSEKSISELIKEKTGGLGVDVCIECSGVTSLINEALMATKPGIGKTIVVGATNEANIKVNSLYLLLGGTLKGCIFGGLKLKSDFPYLFDKYNKKELHLDELLTHEVPLEDINKAFQIIKEPDCVKVLIKIK from the exons ATGTCGAAGAGCAGCAGATCCCAAGTCATAACCTGCAAAG CCGCTGTGTGTTGGGGACATGGGGAGCCGGTGAAGATAGAAGATATACAAGTTGAGCCTCCTAAATCATCAGAGATCAGAGTTAAGATGTTGTATGCTAGTTTATGTCACACTGACATCTTATGCAGCCATGGCTTTCCATTT CCACTTTACCCTCGTGTTCTAGGGCATGAAGGTGTCGG AGTTGTAGAGAGCACTGGAGATGAAGTGGAAGGTTTAAGAGAAGGAGACCTTGTGATTCCAGGATACGTTGGAGAGTGTGAAGAGTGTGAGAATTGCACGTCAGGAAAGACCAATTTGTGCTTAAAATTTGCACTAACTTTCAGTGGATTAATGCCTGATGGAAGTTCAAGAATGTCTGTTAGAGGTCAAAAGCTTTATCATGTTCTTTCTTGCTCAACATGGTCTGAATACATGGTCGTTGATGCCAACTTAGTTTCCAAGATTGATCCAACTCTAAATCTTGCACATGCAAGCTTCCTCTCATGTGGGTTCTCAACTGGATTTGGCTCAGCCTGGAAGGTTGCTGAAGTTGAGAAAGGGTCTACAGTTGCTGTACTTGGCCTTGGTGCCGTTGGATTAGGG GCCGTAGAAGCAGCTCGGATTCAAGGGGCGATCAAAATCATTGGGGTGGATATAAAtgcaagaaaggaagaaaaggcaAAAGCTTTTGGGATGACAGATTTTATAAATCCTGAAGGATCTGAGAAATCCATCTCAGAACTGATAAAGGAAAAGACTGGTGGACTAGGAGTTGACGTTTGCATTGAGTGCAGTGGTGTGACTTCCTTAATTAATGAAGCACTCATGGCCACAAAACCT GGGATAGGGAAAACAATAGTAGTAGGTGCAACCAATGAAGCCAATATCAAGGTCAACTCTCTCTATTTGCTGCTTGGTGGAACTCTGAAAGGTTGCATTTTTGGAGGACTTAAGCTGAAATCTGACTTTCCCTATTTATTtgacaaatataataaaaag GAACTTCATCTTGATGAACTTTTGACACATGAAGTTCCATTGGAAGATATAAACAAAGCATTCCAAATAATTAAGGAACCAGATTGCGTCAAGGTTCTCATCaagattaaataa